A genomic stretch from Flavobacterium humidisoli includes:
- a CDS encoding SusD/RagB family nutrient-binding outer membrane lipoprotein has translation MKKLILSITALSLFMTSCVSDDPTYNNDQDKSYDVPSETLFTNAEKELTDQLVTPSVNLSILRYASQYWAATQYNTEARFNITTRRIGDGHWNALYRSTLGNLQTSKEVILTETGDAAVQKNKIALIEILQVYTFQVLVDTYGDVPYTDALKVKEVILPKYEDDAAIYPKLITRLDAAIAQLDTSADSFGSADFIYGGDVAKWKLFANTLKLKIGLNLADADAALSKSTVESAYNAGVILNNTQNATFDYPGAAPMYNPIFANLVASNRNDFVASETIVNAMNALEDPRRAIYFNAMPDGSYKGGLNGPTNVYQNFSAIGDKLKAADFPGLLAEATESNFYLAEAAARGYAVGNTAEYYYNRAITASFENWGIASEAAAYLAKPEVAYATASGTTYKEKIGKQAWIAFFNRPFESWNSYRRLDFPALVAPANAVAAAEGEIPKRYTYPINEQTVNNANWAAASTAIGGNKLKVHVFWDKF, from the coding sequence ATGAAAAAATTAATCCTCTCAATAACAGCATTGTCATTATTTATGACAAGCTGTGTAAGTGATGATCCTACATACAACAATGACCAGGACAAATCTTACGATGTGCCTTCTGAGACGCTTTTCACAAATGCTGAAAAAGAGTTGACAGATCAACTAGTAACTCCAAGTGTTAACTTAAGTATCCTAAGATATGCATCTCAATATTGGGCTGCAACTCAATATAATACAGAAGCCAGATTCAATATTACTACAAGAAGAATTGGAGACGGACACTGGAATGCATTATATAGAAGTACATTAGGGAACTTACAAACTTCAAAAGAAGTAATTTTAACTGAAACAGGTGATGCTGCCGTACAGAAAAATAAAATTGCTTTAATTGAAATCCTACAAGTTTACACTTTCCAAGTTTTAGTGGATACTTATGGAGATGTTCCTTATACTGACGCATTAAAAGTAAAAGAAGTAATTTTACCTAAATACGAAGATGATGCAGCTATTTACCCTAAATTAATCACTAGATTAGATGCAGCTATTGCTCAATTAGATACTAGTGCTGATTCTTTTGGTTCTGCTGACTTTATTTATGGAGGTGATGTAGCAAAATGGAAACTTTTTGCTAACACTTTGAAATTAAAAATTGGTTTGAATTTAGCTGATGCTGATGCTGCACTTTCTAAAAGTACAGTTGAAAGTGCTTACAATGCTGGAGTTATCTTAAACAATACTCAAAATGCAACTTTCGACTATCCAGGAGCTGCTCCAATGTACAATCCTATCTTTGCTAACTTAGTAGCTAGTAACCGTAATGACTTCGTTGCTTCTGAAACTATTGTTAATGCAATGAACGCTTTAGAAGATCCAAGAAGAGCTATTTATTTCAATGCAATGCCTGACGGATCTTACAAAGGAGGTCTTAATGGTCCAACTAACGTTTACCAAAATTTCTCTGCTATTGGAGATAAGTTAAAAGCTGCTGATTTCCCAGGTTTATTAGCTGAGGCTACTGAATCTAACTTCTACTTAGCTGAAGCTGCTGCAAGAGGATATGCTGTTGGAAATACTGCTGAGTACTACTATAACAGAGCGATTACTGCTTCTTTCGAAAACTGGGGAATTGCAAGTGAAGCTGCTGCTTACTTAGCTAAACCAGAAGTAGCTTATGCTACTGCTTCAGGAACAACTTACAAAGAAAAAATCGGTAAACAAGCTTGGATTGCTTTCTTCAACAGACCGTTCGAATCTTGGAACTCTTACAGAAGATTAGATTTCCCTGCTTTAGTTGCACCTGCTAACGCTGTTGCTGCT
- a CDS encoding SusC/RagA family TonB-linked outer membrane protein — translation MKLKFNGFLVLLLVLVAQLTFAQERAVSGTVSDNTGMPLQGVSVLVKGSKTGTQTDFDGKYSIKASSSQVLVFSYIGMKTQEVAASSSVVNVKLSGDAQELEAVVVTTALGIKREKKSLGYSSQKLDEKTVNSTPTNNFLNNLSGKVAGLEVKTNSNFGGSTNIVLRGSKSLTGNNQALMVVDGVAISNDNLNSASAKSGRQGFDFGNSASDIDPNNIESITVLKGAAATALYGSQAANGAIMITTKKGKKNSALGVSFSSTTSMGSYDKDTFIKYQKGYGANGYSGPNDSFYTADANGDGIPDQVVDMTADSSFGNAFDPSLNVFQWTAFAPGNANYGKATPWVAAANDPGKFFQKSFSTVNNIGLSGGDEKGSYNFSYTNNNESGILPNSRLNRNIINGSFSRNLSDKIKTTAFFTFSDQSTVGRNSTGYGDNILTGFRQWWQTNVDVRDLKQAYQLNGQNVTWNMNDPLSGNFAPAYWNNPYFDRYKNYSSDDRTRVLAGANISYDITKNFNVLGRVTVDTSNDRQELRKEKGSHAEEFGLQALDETSGYELYTRSFLQTTYDFIATYDLKISEKISAKLLGGSTFIKSHVDSFDGSTTGGLVAPGLFTLANSMSFVAPLEQEINYNKLGLYTQGSIDYNRIVFVEGSYRRDQSTALPQNNNKYDYWSLGTSFIASELIKQDWLNNLKLRANYAVVGNDPAAGLIGAKVNNGLIGGNLMFANSSTFVDFKNLRSEKLKSWEFGVEAAMFKNRLSFDVSVYQSNTTDQIFNVPQSTSTGYATSQINAGEMQNNGVEVSLFGSPVKTKDFEWQVGVNWSRNRNKVVSLNQGRDNLQLASWQNGVSLNATVGQPYGTMRGTDYVYDANGNKTVDEDGYYLLATDKVIGNIQADWIGGLSNRLNYKDFSLNFLIDMKKGGSVYSLDQAYGQYTGLYPETAGLNDLGNPLRNSIANGGGIILDGVYEDGTPNQSRIPANMVGAGFGVEVEPNKKFIYDASYVKLREVGFTYNVPSKFLDKTMAKSISFSLLGNNLWIIHKNLPYADPEAGQSSGNIQGFQSGVMPTTKVYSFNIKATF, via the coding sequence ATGAAACTAAAGTTCAATGGATTCTTAGTGCTTTTATTAGTACTAGTTGCGCAATTGACATTTGCGCAAGAAAGAGCTGTTTCAGGAACAGTTTCCGATAATACAGGTATGCCTTTACAGGGGGTAAGTGTATTAGTGAAAGGAAGCAAAACTGGAACACAAACTGATTTTGATGGAAAATATTCTATTAAAGCATCTTCAAGCCAAGTTTTGGTATTTAGCTACATTGGAATGAAAACCCAAGAAGTAGCTGCAAGCTCATCTGTAGTTAATGTTAAATTATCAGGTGATGCACAAGAACTTGAAGCAGTTGTAGTAACAACAGCTTTAGGTATCAAAAGAGAGAAAAAATCTTTAGGTTACTCATCACAAAAACTTGATGAAAAAACAGTTAACTCAACACCAACAAACAACTTCCTAAACAACTTATCAGGTAAAGTTGCAGGTTTAGAGGTTAAAACTAACTCTAACTTTGGTGGATCTACCAACATCGTACTTCGTGGATCAAAAAGTTTAACTGGAAACAACCAAGCATTAATGGTTGTTGATGGTGTTGCTATCAGCAATGATAACTTAAACTCAGCATCAGCAAAAAGTGGAAGACAAGGTTTTGACTTTGGTAACTCTGCTTCTGATATTGACCCAAACAACATTGAATCTATTACAGTACTTAAAGGTGCTGCTGCAACTGCATTATATGGTAGCCAGGCTGCGAATGGTGCGATTATGATTACTACTAAAAAAGGTAAGAAAAACAGCGCTTTAGGAGTAAGTTTCAGTTCTACAACTTCTATGGGTTCTTATGACAAAGATACTTTCATTAAGTACCAAAAAGGTTACGGAGCTAATGGTTATTCAGGACCAAACGATAGTTTCTACACAGCAGATGCTAACGGAGATGGTATTCCTGATCAAGTTGTTGATATGACTGCCGATTCATCTTTCGGTAATGCTTTCGACCCAAGTTTAAACGTGTTCCAATGGACTGCTTTTGCTCCAGGTAACGCTAATTATGGTAAAGCTACTCCATGGGTTGCTGCTGCTAATGATCCTGGTAAATTCTTCCAAAAATCTTTCAGCACAGTTAACAACATTGGTTTAAGTGGTGGAGACGAAAAAGGATCTTACAACTTTAGCTACACTAACAACAATGAATCTGGAATTTTACCAAACAGTAGATTAAACAGAAATATTATCAATGGTAGTTTCTCAAGAAACTTATCAGATAAAATTAAAACAACTGCATTCTTCACATTCTCTGACCAATCTACAGTAGGTAGAAACAGTACAGGTTATGGAGATAACATCTTAACTGGTTTCAGACAATGGTGGCAAACTAACGTTGATGTTAGAGACTTAAAACAAGCATACCAATTAAACGGACAAAACGTTACTTGGAACATGAATGATCCATTATCTGGAAATTTTGCTCCAGCTTATTGGAACAACCCATACTTTGACCGTTACAAAAACTACTCTTCTGATGACAGAACGAGAGTTCTTGCAGGTGCTAATATCTCTTACGATATAACAAAAAACTTTAATGTTTTAGGACGTGTTACTGTTGATACTTCTAATGACAGACAAGAATTAAGAAAAGAAAAAGGAAGCCACGCTGAAGAGTTTGGTTTACAAGCTCTTGATGAAACTTCAGGATACGAGCTATACACAAGAAGTTTCTTACAGACAACTTACGATTTCATTGCAACTTACGATCTAAAAATCTCTGAAAAAATTTCAGCAAAACTTTTAGGTGGATCAACTTTCATCAAATCTCACGTAGATTCATTCGACGGATCAACAACTGGAGGTTTAGTAGCTCCTGGATTGTTTACTTTAGCAAATTCAATGTCATTTGTTGCTCCATTAGAGCAAGAAATCAACTACAACAAATTAGGTCTTTATACTCAAGGTTCTATTGACTACAACAGAATCGTTTTCGTTGAAGGTTCATACAGAAGAGATCAATCTACTGCTTTACCACAAAACAACAACAAATATGATTACTGGTCACTTGGAACAAGTTTCATTGCATCTGAGTTAATCAAACAAGATTGGTTAAACAACTTAAAACTTAGAGCTAACTACGCAGTTGTAGGTAATGACCCTGCTGCTGGTTTAATTGGTGCAAAAGTTAATAATGGATTAATTGGCGGTAACTTAATGTTCGCTAACAGTTCTACTTTTGTTGATTTTAAAAATTTAAGATCTGAAAAATTAAAAAGCTGGGAGTTTGGTGTTGAGGCAGCGATGTTCAAAAACAGATTAAGCTTTGACGTATCTGTTTACCAATCTAACACTACAGACCAAATTTTCAACGTACCGCAATCTACTTCTACAGGATATGCAACTTCACAAATTAATGCTGGAGAAATGCAAAACAATGGTGTGGAGGTATCTTTATTTGGTTCACCAGTTAAAACTAAAGATTTCGAATGGCAAGTTGGCGTAAACTGGTCAAGAAACAGAAACAAAGTTGTTTCTTTGAACCAAGGAAGAGATAACTTACAATTAGCTTCATGGCAAAATGGAGTTTCTTTAAATGCTACTGTTGGTCAACCATACGGTACAATGAGAGGAACAGACTACGTATATGATGCAAACGGAAACAAAACAGTTGACGAAGATGGTTACTACCTACTTGCTACTGATAAAGTAATTGGAAACATCCAAGCTGACTGGATCGGAGGTCTTTCTAACAGATTAAACTATAAAGATTTCTCTTTAAACTTCTTAATCGATATGAAAAAAGGAGGAAGTGTTTATTCTCTAGATCAAGCTTACGGACAATACACAGGTCTTTACCCAGAAACTGCTGGTCTTAACGACTTAGGAAACCCATTAAGAAACTCTATCGCTAATGGTGGAGGTATTATCCTTGATGGAGTTTACGAAGATGGTACTCCAAACCAATCTAGAATCCCTGCAAACATGGTAGGAGCTGGTTTTGGTGTTGAAGTTGAGCCGAACAAAAAATTCATCTACGATGCATCTTACGTAAAATTAAGAGAAGTTGGTTTCACATACAATGTACCGTCTAAATTCTTAGACAAAACAATGGCTAAATCAATCTCATTTAGTTTATTAGGAAATAATCTTTGGATTATTCACAAAAATTTACCGTATGCTGACCCAGAAGCTGGACAATCATCTGGAAACATTCAAGGTTTTCAATCAGGTGTAATGCCAACAACAAAAGTATACTCATTTAATATTAAAGCGACTTTCTAA